A DNA window from Halanaerobium saccharolyticum subsp. saccharolyticum DSM 6643 contains the following coding sequences:
- the nagE gene encoding N-acetylglucosamine-specific PTS transporter subunit IIBC: MKKVFSQLQRIGKSLMLPIAVLPAAALLLRLGAGDVFDIPFVMAAGSAIFDNLALLFGIGVAVGIAHDSSGSAGLAGAVGYLVITNGTQAINSDINMGVLAGIIGGLTAGALYNRYHDIQLPDFLGFFGGRRFVPIVTGAAAVVLAGIFGFIWPPIQDAIQLAGQWIIDAGAVGVFVYGVLNRLLIPLGLHHVINSFIWFVFGEFTTAAGEVVTGDLSRFFAGDPSAGFFMSGFFPMMMFGLPAAALAMYHAAKPENKASVSGIFLSVGLTSFLTGITEPIEFSFMFLAPVLYVIHAILTGLSLVATYILGIQHGFGFSAGAIDYFLNYGLATRPIMIIPLGIAFFAVYYFLFRFAIEKFDIPTPGRLEEEAAGSDHSVMPDSQQKKQSSSKSKSSGKNKPRAYIEALGGKDNIKSIESCITRLRLELVDTAEIDEKALKDLGATGVLTANENNAQVVVGTKAEMIADDIKQELEVMEE, translated from the coding sequence TTGAAGAAAGTGTTTTCTCAATTACAGCGTATAGGTAAATCTTTGATGCTTCCAATAGCCGTTTTACCTGCGGCTGCCTTGTTACTTAGACTTGGTGCTGGTGATGTTTTTGATATTCCATTTGTAATGGCTGCTGGTTCTGCAATCTTTGATAATCTGGCTTTATTATTTGGTATTGGGGTTGCAGTTGGAATAGCTCATGATAGCTCAGGATCTGCTGGCTTAGCGGGTGCAGTAGGTTATCTTGTAATAACAAATGGAACTCAAGCAATTAATTCGGATATTAATATGGGAGTATTGGCTGGAATTATCGGTGGTTTAACAGCTGGTGCACTTTATAATCGATATCATGATATTCAATTACCAGATTTTTTAGGGTTTTTTGGTGGTCGCCGCTTTGTACCTATTGTTACTGGAGCAGCAGCAGTAGTTTTAGCCGGTATTTTTGGTTTTATTTGGCCTCCAATTCAAGATGCAATTCAGCTTGCAGGTCAGTGGATTATTGATGCCGGTGCTGTAGGAGTATTTGTATATGGAGTTTTAAACCGTCTATTAATTCCACTTGGACTTCATCATGTTATAAATAGTTTTATCTGGTTTGTATTTGGGGAGTTTACAACTGCGGCTGGAGAAGTTGTAACTGGTGATCTTTCCCGTTTCTTTGCCGGTGATCCATCTGCAGGATTTTTCATGTCAGGATTTTTCCCAATGATGATGTTTGGTTTACCAGCAGCAGCACTAGCAATGTATCATGCTGCAAAACCTGAAAATAAAGCATCAGTTTCTGGTATCTTTTTAAGTGTTGGACTAACTTCATTCTTAACTGGAATAACAGAGCCAATTGAATTTTCATTTATGTTTTTGGCCCCAGTATTATATGTAATTCATGCAATTTTAACTGGTTTATCATTGGTAGCAACTTATATTCTTGGGATTCAACATGGTTTTGGATTTTCAGCGGGGGCGATTGATTATTTCCTAAATTATGGACTTGCCACCCGGCCAATAATGATTATTCCGCTGGGAATTGCATTTTTTGCAGTTTATTATTTCTTATTCCGTTTTGCAATTGAGAAATTTGACATCCCAACTCCTGGTCGTTTAGAAGAAGAAGCGGCTGGCTCTGATCATAGTGTAATGCCTGATTCACAGCAAAAAAAGCAGAGTTCATCAAAAAGCAAAAGTTCTGGCAAAAATAAACCCAGAGCTTATATCGAGGCACTTGGTGGTAAAGATAATATTAAAAGTATAGAGTCCTGTATCACTAGATTAAGGCTTGAACTAGTAGATACAGCTGAAATTGATGAAAAGGCTCTTAAAGATCTTGGAGCTACTGGAGTTTTAACGGCAAATGAAAATAATGCTCAAGTTGTAGTTGGAACTAAAGCTGAAATGATTGCTGATGATATTAAGCAGGAATTAGAAGTGATGGAAGAATAG
- a CDS encoding NADH-dependent [FeFe] hydrogenase, group A6: MSKVKLTIDEQTVEVEEDSTLLEAAKKIGINIPILCYHPDLSLHGACRVCVVEDEESGNLLASCATPVRDGMSINTRSMKARKARRRNVELLLANHPNDCLGCDRNGHCELQDLTYELGIKSEDVAKFAGEQSEYELDTVGPALKRDPNKCILCGRCVRICEEVQGVSALQFTDRGFNSIVTTAFDLPQAEINCVNCGQCATVCPVGAITEFSEIDKVWAALEDDDKHVLVQTAPSIQATLGEEFGMETGTIVTGKMVAALRRFGFDQVFSTDFAADLTILEEGSEFLKKLNGEGELPHITSCCPGWVKGAEHNFPDLLKHLSSAKSPMQMFSALSKTYYPEQTGVDPEKIYTVAIMPCTAKKFEKDREEINGSDFKDTDAVLTTREFARMIKEMGIDFTSLPDEDFDELMGVSTGAGSIFGTTGGVAEAAVRSVKEKLTGEPLERLNLGFRGINQAEVRIGDRVVKVGIANGFANAQKLLEKVRAGESDLDFIEIMACPHGCVGGGGQPRPATDEKKDKRGQALANIDNASKIRKSHENPQILKLYEEFLGEPLGGESHHLLHTKYKARPKN; this comes from the coding sequence ATGAGCAAAGTTAAATTAACAATAGATGAACAGACTGTAGAAGTTGAAGAAGATAGTACTTTATTAGAAGCAGCAAAAAAGATTGGTATAAACATTCCTATTTTATGTTATCATCCTGATTTAAGTCTGCATGGAGCCTGTAGGGTTTGTGTGGTTGAAGATGAAGAAAGTGGGAATTTATTGGCTTCCTGTGCTACACCTGTTAGGGATGGAATGTCAATTAATACCAGAAGTATGAAAGCCAGAAAGGCCAGAAGAAGAAATGTAGAATTACTGCTTGCAAATCACCCTAATGACTGTCTTGGTTGTGACCGTAATGGCCACTGTGAATTGCAGGATTTGACTTATGAACTGGGTATTAAATCTGAAGATGTGGCAAAATTTGCTGGAGAGCAAAGTGAATATGAATTAGATACAGTAGGCCCAGCTTTAAAGAGAGACCCAAATAAATGTATTCTTTGCGGCCGCTGTGTACGTATTTGTGAAGAAGTTCAGGGAGTTTCTGCTCTGCAGTTTACTGATCGAGGTTTTAATTCAATAGTAACTACTGCTTTTGATTTACCACAGGCAGAAATTAACTGTGTTAATTGTGGGCAGTGTGCAACAGTTTGTCCGGTTGGAGCAATTACTGAATTTAGTGAAATAGATAAAGTTTGGGCTGCTCTTGAAGATGATGATAAACATGTTTTAGTCCAGACCGCGCCTTCCATCCAGGCAACTTTAGGTGAAGAATTTGGTATGGAAACAGGAACAATTGTTACTGGTAAAATGGTTGCAGCATTAAGAAGATTTGGTTTTGATCAGGTATTTTCAACTGATTTTGCAGCCGATCTGACTATCTTAGAAGAAGGTAGTGAATTCTTAAAGAAATTGAATGGAGAAGGAGAATTACCGCATATTACTTCCTGCTGTCCAGGTTGGGTAAAAGGTGCTGAACATAATTTTCCTGATCTGCTTAAACATTTATCATCCGCGAAATCACCAATGCAGATGTTTTCTGCTTTAAGTAAAACTTATTATCCAGAACAGACTGGTGTTGACCCAGAAAAAATATATACAGTAGCGATAATGCCCTGTACAGCTAAAAAATTCGAAAAAGATAGGGAAGAAATTAATGGGTCTGATTTTAAAGATACAGATGCTGTTTTAACTACCAGAGAATTTGCTCGGATGATCAAAGAAATGGGTATAGACTTTACTTCGCTTCCAGATGAAGATTTTGATGAATTAATGGGGGTTTCAACTGGTGCAGGTTCTATTTTCGGTACTACTGGTGGAGTCGCAGAAGCTGCTGTTAGATCGGTAAAAGAAAAACTTACTGGTGAACCGTTAGAGAGACTTAATTTAGGCTTTAGAGGTATTAATCAGGCCGAGGTAAGAATTGGAGATAGAGTTGTCAAGGTTGGTATTGCTAATGGTTTTGCTAATGCACAAAAACTTTTAGAAAAAGTTAGAGCAGGTGAATCTGATTTAGATTTTATTGAAATCATGGCCTGTCCTCATGGTTGTGTTGGTGGTGGTGGTCAGCCCCGTCCAGCTACAGATGAAAAGAAGGATAAACGAGGCCAAGCATTAGCAAATATTGATAATGCAAGTAAGATTAGAAAATCACATGAAAATCCTCAAATCCTCAAATTATATGAGGAATTCTTAGGTGAACCTTTAGGTGGAGAATCACATCACCTTCTACACACAAAATATAAAGCAAGACCTAAAAATTAA
- the glcT gene encoding glucose PTS transporter transcription antiterminator GlcT produces MAEAEKYVIKKIFNNNVILAEKNSAAGELIFVGKGIGFSRKAGDKVLRTELKIDKEFSPIKGEKRENYIQLLEEVDSKVIGVTEEIIAMVSSELGEELNQHIRIGLTDHIAFSLKRIQDGIEVANPFLAETRTLYNEEYRLAEKAVQMLSERFELEIPESEIGFITFHIHGARNEKGISKTLKNTTVIKELVTEVENELGRQLSYESLNYARLVNHLRFALERIETNSSNPNPLLENIKENFSFSFEIAKKLAKIIEEKFDSKVPEAEKGYLALHLQRLKRDLEL; encoded by the coding sequence ATGGCTGAAGCTGAAAAATATGTTATAAAAAAAATATTTAATAATAATGTTATTCTGGCTGAAAAAAATTCTGCTGCCGGTGAATTAATCTTTGTTGGTAAAGGTATTGGTTTTTCTCGTAAAGCAGGAGATAAGGTTCTTAGAACTGAACTTAAAATAGATAAGGAGTTTTCTCCTATTAAAGGAGAAAAAAGAGAAAATTATATTCAACTATTAGAAGAGGTTGACAGTAAAGTAATTGGAGTAACTGAAGAAATAATAGCAATGGTTAGTTCAGAATTAGGAGAAGAATTGAATCAGCATATTCGAATTGGTCTTACCGATCATATTGCTTTTTCTTTAAAAAGGATTCAAGATGGTATAGAAGTAGCAAATCCTTTTCTGGCAGAAACAAGAACTCTTTATAATGAAGAATATAGATTGGCAGAAAAAGCTGTGCAAATGCTATCTGAACGATTTGAACTGGAAATTCCAGAAAGTGAAATAGGATTTATAACATTTCATATTCATGGAGCCAGAAATGAAAAAGGTATTTCAAAAACTTTAAAAAACACCACAGTAATTAAAGAATTGGTAACAGAGGTTGAAAATGAGTTAGGGCGGCAATTAAGTTATGAAAGCTTAAACTACGCACGTTTAGTCAATCATTTGCGTTTTGCTCTTGAAAGAATTGAAACAAATTCTTCAAATCCTAACCCGCTTTTAGAAAATATAAAAGAAAATTTTAGCTTTTCTTTTGAAATAGCAAAAAAACTTGCGAAAATAATTGAAGAGAAATTTGATTCTAAGGTTCCTGAAGCTGAAAAAGGATATTTAGCTTTACATCTTCAGCGGTTAAAAAGAGATTTAGAATTATAA
- a CDS encoding [Fe-Fe] hydrogenase large subunit C-terminal domain-containing protein, with product MTKKHSVLLKEEKCEGCTNCVKGCPTKAIRVHQGKAWIKEDLCIDCAECIRACEYHAKYTKTDELKEIVKSNYPILLIPPSFYSQFNENISAQKIKKAILNLGFEAVFDVADAAAALSRKTLDFLNENSGSYISTSCPVIVRLIKLQFPDLIEMLIPLKSPVELIAERLERKFKEEKDIEADIFFLTPCPAKLTTVERAIGQEKSFLTGAIGVENIYKKIYNSLSDIEIDEDENELITLATVWGSEGGEQNILKSWQDINTLSVSGIREVKKLLNEIERNNIAESVKYFELTSCVEGCIGGVLNVINPFQARFNLEQRLKKIKEVSQSEKLDINKTDDDFYNFALPDEIIADNLSKLDDDFKKAMEKLEQLQKEIGILPGLDCAACGAPDCKTFAEDIVNGRANRSDCIFMLRQQLGKMADDLSNLANELPPVMGSKKEESDDS from the coding sequence ATGACCAAAAAGCATTCTGTGCTGTTAAAAGAAGAAAAGTGTGAAGGATGTACAAATTGTGTTAAAGGTTGTCCTACAAAAGCAATAAGAGTACATCAGGGAAAAGCCTGGATTAAAGAAGATTTATGCATAGATTGTGCAGAATGTATAAGGGCTTGTGAGTATCATGCTAAGTATACTAAAACAGATGAACTGAAGGAAATTGTCAAATCTAACTATCCTATTTTATTAATACCTCCAAGTTTCTACAGCCAATTTAATGAAAATATATCTGCACAAAAAATTAAAAAGGCGATTTTAAACTTGGGTTTTGAAGCTGTATTTGATGTAGCAGATGCAGCAGCTGCTTTATCACGTAAAACACTTGATTTTTTAAATGAAAATTCTGGTAGTTATATCTCTACTTCCTGTCCAGTAATTGTAAGGTTAATTAAACTGCAATTCCCCGATTTAATTGAAATGTTAATACCACTAAAATCTCCAGTAGAATTAATAGCTGAAAGACTTGAAAGAAAATTTAAAGAAGAAAAAGATATAGAAGCTGACATCTTCTTTTTAACTCCATGTCCAGCTAAATTAACCACCGTAGAAAGAGCTATCGGTCAGGAAAAAAGTTTTTTAACTGGAGCAATCGGGGTTGAAAATATATACAAAAAAATTTATAATTCGCTATCCGATATTGAAATTGATGAAGACGAAAATGAATTAATAACATTAGCTACAGTTTGGGGAAGTGAAGGTGGAGAACAAAACATTTTAAAATCCTGGCAAGATATAAACACTTTAAGTGTTTCAGGGATTAGAGAAGTTAAAAAATTATTAAATGAAATTGAAAGAAATAATATTGCAGAATCAGTTAAATATTTTGAACTCACTTCTTGTGTTGAAGGCTGTATTGGTGGAGTATTAAATGTGATTAATCCTTTTCAGGCAAGATTTAATTTAGAACAGCGTCTAAAAAAGATTAAAGAAGTTTCTCAAAGTGAAAAATTAGATATAAATAAAACTGATGATGATTTTTATAATTTCGCTCTCCCAGATGAAATTATTGCTGATAATCTTTCCAAACTTGATGATGATTTCAAAAAAGCAATGGAAAAATTAGAACAGCTGCAGAAAGAAATTGGAATTTTACCTGGTTTGGATTGTGCAGCTTGTGGGGCGCCGGACTGTAAAACATTTGCAGAAGATATAGTTAATGGACGTGCCAATAGATCTGATTGTATTTTTATGTTAAGGCAGCAGTTAGGTAAAATGGCAGATGATCTTTCAAACTTGGCAAATGAACTTCCGCCTGTAATGGGATCTAAAAAGGAGGAATCAGATGACAGTTAA
- the nuoF gene encoding NADH-quinone oxidoreductase subunit NuoF — MKDTIYRSHVLICTGTGCVSSGAKTIKESLEEELAANDLSNEIKIVETGCHGFCEKGPIMIVYPEGVFYCELESDDVAEIVEEHLLKGRTVERLLFKEPMTEKNIPSYQDIDFYKKQQRIALANCGQIDPEDINEYIALGGYEAAGKALSEMEPQEVVDTVKDSGLRGRGGGGFPTGLKWQFAKNSESDKKYLICNADEGDPGAFMDRSILEGDPHRIIEGMLVGAYAIGADEGYVYVRAEYPLAIKRLQKAIEDAEEYGLLGEDIFSSGFNFKLHIKKGAGAFVCGEETALMNSIEGKRGMPTPRPPYPAVRGLWGKPTNINNVETYANIPYIITEGAENFSAIGTEGSSGTKVFALTGKINNTGLVEVPMGTTLNEVIFEIGGGLGEGKKFKAVQTGGPSGGCLPEDYLDLPIDYDSLLDAGTMMGSGGMVVMDEDSCMVDVAKFFLNFTQSESCGKCTPCREGTKRMLEILTRITEGEGKDGDIELLLELGEHIKSTSLCGLGQSAPNPVISTIRYFRDEYEAHIHDHNCPAGACTDLASAYVIDEEACIGCSKCAKVCPVDAISGEIKNPFTIDPDVCIACGACEPECPVDAISQG, encoded by the coding sequence ATGAAGGATACTATTTATCGTTCCCATGTCTTAATATGTACAGGAACAGGATGTGTATCATCTGGAGCTAAGACTATAAAAGAGTCTTTAGAAGAGGAATTAGCTGCAAATGATTTAAGTAATGAAATAAAAATTGTAGAAACTGGATGTCATGGATTTTGTGAAAAAGGTCCAATAATGATAGTATATCCAGAAGGTGTATTTTACTGTGAGTTAGAATCAGATGATGTTGCAGAGATAGTGGAAGAACACCTACTAAAAGGTAGAACTGTAGAAAGATTACTTTTTAAAGAGCCAATGACTGAAAAAAATATTCCATCTTATCAGGATATTGATTTTTACAAAAAACAGCAGCGGATTGCTTTAGCCAATTGTGGTCAAATTGATCCAGAAGATATTAACGAATATATTGCTCTTGGAGGATATGAAGCTGCAGGTAAAGCCCTAAGTGAAATGGAACCTCAAGAAGTAGTAGATACTGTAAAAGATTCTGGACTTCGCGGCCGCGGTGGTGGAGGTTTTCCAACTGGATTAAAATGGCAGTTTGCTAAAAACTCCGAAAGTGATAAAAAATATTTAATTTGTAATGCTGATGAGGGTGATCCGGGTGCTTTTATGGACCGTAGTATTTTAGAAGGAGATCCACATAGAATAATAGAAGGTATGCTGGTTGGAGCCTATGCTATTGGAGCAGATGAGGGATATGTATATGTACGAGCAGAATATCCACTTGCGATTAAACGTCTGCAAAAAGCAATAGAAGATGCTGAAGAATATGGTTTATTAGGTGAAGATATTTTCAGCAGCGGTTTTAATTTCAAACTACATATCAAAAAAGGAGCTGGAGCCTTTGTATGTGGTGAGGAAACTGCTTTAATGAACTCTATTGAAGGTAAAAGAGGTATGCCTACACCAAGACCTCCTTATCCAGCAGTAAGAGGTTTATGGGGTAAGCCAACCAATATTAATAATGTAGAGACATATGCCAACATACCATATATTATAACTGAGGGTGCAGAAAACTTTTCAGCTATTGGTACAGAAGGAAGTTCAGGTACAAAAGTTTTTGCTTTAACTGGAAAAATCAATAATACTGGTTTAGTTGAAGTACCTATGGGTACAACTCTAAATGAAGTTATTTTCGAAATTGGTGGTGGCTTAGGAGAAGGCAAAAAGTTTAAAGCTGTTCAAACTGGAGGCCCTTCAGGTGGCTGTCTACCAGAAGATTATTTAGATCTTCCAATTGATTATGATTCACTACTTGATGCTGGAACTATGATGGGTTCCGGTGGTATGGTTGTTATGGATGAGGATTCATGTATGGTAGATGTAGCTAAATTCTTCTTGAATTTTACCCAGAGTGAATCTTGTGGTAAATGTACACCCTGCCGTGAAGGTACAAAAAGAATGTTAGAAATATTAACAAGAATTACCGAAGGTGAAGGTAAAGACGGTGATATTGAATTATTATTAGAATTAGGAGAACACATAAAAAGTACTTCTCTTTGTGGTCTGGGTCAGTCAGCGCCTAATCCTGTAATAAGTACAATCAGATATTTCCGTGATGAATATGAAGCACATATCCATGATCATAACTGTCCCGCTGGTGCTTGTACTGATTTAGCCAGTGCTTATGTAATTGATGAAGAAGCCTGTATTGGTTGTAGTAAATGTGCTAAAGTGTGTCCTGTAGATGCAATTAGTGGAGAAATTAAGAATCCATTTACAATAGATCCTGATGTTTGTATTGCCTGTGGAGCTTGTGAACCAGAATGTCCTGTAGATGCAATTTCACAGGGATAA
- a CDS encoding (2Fe-2S) ferredoxin domain-containing protein — MKSLSELKELRNKVQKEMKKRDQGTRAEIIVGMGTCGIAAGARDILKAVLAEVEKRDLDVRVTQTGCIGMCEKEPLIDVKLPGKEKITYGNLSKADVQKIISEHVVNGNVVTDLVIARH, encoded by the coding sequence ATGAAATCTTTAAGCGAATTAAAAGAACTGAGAAATAAAGTTCAAAAGGAAATGAAAAAGCGTGATCAGGGAACAAGAGCTGAAATAATTGTAGGTATGGGAACCTGTGGTATTGCAGCGGGTGCTAGAGATATTTTGAAAGCAGTATTAGCAGAAGTTGAAAAACGTGATCTGGATGTTAGAGTTACTCAAACAGGATGTATTGGCATGTGTGAAAAAGAACCTTTAATTGATGTTAAACTTCCTGGTAAAGAGAAAATTACTTATGGAAACTTAAGTAAAGCTGACGTACAAAAAATAATTTCAGAACATGTAGTTAATGGTAATGTAGTTACAGATTTAGTAATAGCCAGACATTAA
- a CDS encoding PHP domain-containing protein, which produces MIKLKADLHLHSVLSPCGDLVMTPAEIIKKAKKEGIDVLALTDHNSAENVEVFKYFAKKNNLEIIPAMEAETKEEIHILCYFPDIKSLLNWQEIIYNNLSDQENDEDFFGPQIKCDYNDDYQSKINTLLAASVDLSLEKCVEKVKKLGGLVVPSHLDRKHSIISQLGFIPPELDFITVEISKNTNPKAILKKFPQFKEFQFMQNSDSHYLKEIKAYQNLIVKNFSFSEFKKAVEKKEGRKIELIKT; this is translated from the coding sequence ATGATTAAATTAAAAGCTGATCTTCATCTTCATTCTGTTTTATCTCCCTGTGGTGATTTGGTAATGACCCCGGCTGAGATAATAAAAAAAGCTAAAAAAGAAGGGATAGATGTATTAGCTCTGACAGATCATAATAGTGCTGAAAATGTAGAAGTTTTTAAGTATTTTGCTAAAAAAAATAATTTGGAGATTATTCCTGCTATGGAGGCTGAAACAAAAGAAGAAATTCATATTTTATGTTATTTTCCTGACATAAAAAGCCTTTTAAATTGGCAGGAAATTATATATAATAATCTTTCTGATCAAGAAAATGATGAAGATTTTTTTGGACCTCAAATCAAATGTGATTATAATGATGATTATCAATCTAAAATAAATACTCTGCTTGCAGCTTCTGTGGATTTAAGCTTAGAAAAATGTGTGGAGAAGGTTAAAAAATTGGGTGGTTTAGTTGTACCTTCTCATTTGGATAGAAAACATAGTATTATTTCTCAACTAGGATTTATACCACCTGAATTAGATTTTATTACAGTTGAGATATCCAAAAATACCAATCCAAAAGCTATTTTAAAAAAATTTCCTCAGTTTAAAGAATTCCAGTTTATGCAGAACTCGGATAGTCATTATCTTAAAGAGATTAAAGCATATCAAAATCTCATAGTTAAAAATTTTTCTTTTTCAGAATTCAAAAAAGCTGTAGAGAAAAAAGAAGGTAGAAAAATTGAACTTATTAAAACTTAA
- a CDS encoding ATP-binding protein — MRELSLHILDIIENSRRANSDLIKIEILEKPDSNLLKIIIEDNGSGISREKLEKIDDPFITSRTTRDVGLGISLFKSAAESCGGGLEIKSQIGEGTEVEVDFEYNHIDRAPLGDITTTLSNFIAANGEEVDIVYQHQYKDNSFNFDSREIKSELDDVSIQSRQVTAWIREYIGENLEEIRGGEAF, encoded by the coding sequence ATGAGAGAACTATCTCTTCATATTTTAGATATTATTGAAAATTCTCGTCGAGCAAATTCCGATCTGATTAAAATAGAGATTTTGGAAAAGCCTGATTCTAATCTACTTAAAATTATTATTGAAGATAATGGTAGTGGAATAAGTAGAGAGAAATTAGAGAAAATCGATGATCCTTTTATAACTTCAAGAACAACTAGGGATGTAGGGCTTGGTATTTCTTTATTTAAATCAGCTGCTGAAAGTTGTGGTGGAGGTTTAGAAATAAAGTCCCAAATTGGAGAAGGAACAGAGGTTGAAGTAGATTTTGAATATAATCATATTGATCGAGCCCCATTAGGTGATATTACAACTACTTTAAGTAATTTTATAGCTGCAAATGGAGAAGAAGTAGATATTGTTTATCAACATCAATATAAAGATAATAGTTTTAATTTTGATAGCAGAGAAATTAAATCTGAATTAGATGATGTATCTATTCAGTCTAGACAGGTTACTGCCTGGATTAGGGAATATATTGGAGAAAATTTAGAAGAAATCCGTGGAGGTGAAGCTTTTTAA
- a CDS encoding DUF7916 family protein gives MVKRLLSSTSSELLNYDKSELLQSIKLSEGRTIISEVIGKESLFKDLSNAEVAAAFGADILLLNLFDLKQPQFKNIEKKSAVEIVKELKRLCGRPLGINLEPVTKNNDLEKDFIKLSSGRKATLENIERAVGAGFNMINFTGNPSVGVSNQAIIESVKLADQNFGDQIIITAGKMHMAGIDEDYLAAKYIDSLITAGTDIILLPAPGTVPGIDLNSLKEIIKLIHNRGKLALTAIGTSQESSDSETIREIAMMSKMAGADIQHIGDAGYGGIALPENILSLSKTIRGRRHSYRRMALSINR, from the coding sequence ATGGTCAAAAGGCTTTTAAGTTCTACTTCATCTGAACTTTTAAATTATGATAAGTCAGAATTACTGCAGTCAATAAAATTATCAGAAGGAAGAACTATTATTTCAGAAGTAATAGGAAAAGAATCGTTATTCAAAGATTTAAGTAATGCAGAAGTAGCAGCAGCTTTTGGAGCAGATATTCTACTATTAAACCTATTTGATCTTAAACAGCCTCAATTTAAAAATATAGAAAAGAAAAGTGCTGTTGAGATAGTAAAAGAGTTAAAAAGATTATGCGGCAGGCCATTAGGAATTAATTTAGAGCCAGTGACTAAAAATAATGATTTAGAAAAAGACTTTATAAAGTTAAGTTCTGGCCGCAAAGCAACTTTAGAAAACATTGAAAGAGCTGTTGGAGCAGGATTTAATATGATTAATTTTACTGGTAATCCTTCTGTTGGGGTTAGTAATCAGGCAATAATAGAGTCGGTTAAACTTGCAGATCAAAATTTTGGTGATCAAATCATTATAACTGCTGGTAAAATGCATATGGCAGGTATAGATGAAGATTATTTAGCGGCTAAATACATCGATTCTTTAATTACAGCTGGTACTGATATTATACTTTTGCCTGCACCGGGGACAGTACCTGGAATTGATTTAAATTCACTCAAAGAAATAATCAAGTTGATTCATAACCGGGGAAAATTAGCTTTAACTGCAATTGGAACATCACAGGAAAGCTCTGATTCGGAGACAATTAGAGAAATTGCTATGATGAGTAAAATGGCTGGAGCAGATATCCAACATATTGGAGATGCAGGTTATGGGGGGATAGCGTTGCCTGAAAACATTCTAAGCTTATCTAAAACAATTAGAGGCAGAAGACATAGCTATCGCCGAATGGCTCTTTCAATTAATAGGTAA
- the nuoE gene encoding NADH-quinone oxidoreductase subunit NuoE, whose protein sequence is MAEMTKEKLDEYLEPLNEILSRYEKKERYLIPVLQEAQEEYGYLPEEVMKEIALGLNLSLSQVYGVVTFYSQFHQEPRGNNIIRVCMGTACHVRGGGAILDAIKDELGIEAGETTDDLEFTLESVACIGACGLAPVIMINDDTHGRLTPEKIPEIMAKYQ, encoded by the coding sequence ATGGCAGAAATGACAAAGGAAAAATTAGATGAATATTTAGAACCATTAAATGAAATTTTATCAAGGTATGAAAAAAAAGAAAGATATTTAATTCCTGTTTTACAGGAAGCTCAGGAAGAGTATGGTTATTTACCAGAAGAAGTAATGAAAGAAATAGCACTGGGCTTAAATCTATCGCTAAGTCAGGTTTATGGAGTTGTAACATTTTACAGCCAGTTCCATCAGGAACCAAGAGGTAATAATATAATTAGAGTTTGTATGGGAACCGCCTGTCATGTTCGTGGTGGAGGCGCAATCTTAGACGCAATTAAAGATGAATTAGGAATTGAAGCTGGCGAAACAACTGATGATTTAGAATTTACACTTGAATCGGTGGCTTGTATTGGAGCTTGTGGTTTGGCACCAGTTATTATGATTAATGATGATACTCATGGTCGATTGACTCCTGAAAAAATTCCAGAAATAATGGCAAAGTATCAGTAA